From one Nematostella vectensis chromosome 7, jaNemVect1.1, whole genome shotgun sequence genomic stretch:
- the LOC5511963 gene encoding thyroid receptor-interacting protein 11-like isoform X2, with protein MSWLGNNLNLSGSLSSISNITGQISNFTREMLTEGTEEIADPSAELNVSRNRISELEAIINSQKIEYDRLKHLNDELHERVEATELQLRDMCQDYRGQLARREQEIIELKAELHKRDDLEPAGQRHRHDSGESFEEHEEIKSLKNEIVRLQTECHHWKSMSSNQDSQEKLHREIDQYQNELSALQSTYSQKIANLNKKFKGEMQRWEDERQDYQRRIDDLQHELNILEEVDNLEGMKTELGSSGSDVAALKEELELAHKTIEELRQQLDRTVEYAKKKSCELNTTQINLDKTTGDMRITEKKLDKLQKKEKLLDEQGEKGSDITYLHEQLVAQESHMAEMSNEINSLKEELQQLGAERDELVGVRNKLTEEEARLRESLHEVKEDVNLLSASTLELMEELEHSQGVQKEQCFEINCLKKVCTVKGEAKDEIIHLKNVISALWERYLSTLHMYQQVRHELLNSNHRLLAQLQARHVITPASCSALAQRKQEELAFTVCDLLLSLIVDKERLVELETKLTNTQSVRKQVAGVRHRLEVDTENHQKRTQHEKDGLHTKSSELRAQIEEQESLVEDLQADNEQILQETKDMIAEVGCQTINDSLDERNDLVGALHAEKAVLESTIVGLQSKVQDLKNEIRALKGKPIKVDISDYYYSEDTRSDFLGDAPSGDKTRSIDSLTHEQWEGKQVEEQMDSLPHGQWEGKQSDEQMDSLLHEQWEGKQVEEPMDKQGEKQMDVKACAYKDEIISTLRAQLIEYQGIIDRLQGNKVNRPPESANPDLEVSQGGKPDDGVLDKATPWGRQDEGGADDGLGGDGGDKGTGIHGHVNDDVVALLRKQLAEYQANVEEFEIVKADYEGDKKMLEGMVMDLKKQLRTLREEATKNEAEKEAIQESGWESINNSEVLDSLRTENEELIKEKVALVKSLRSLEQQLIETDIVKEDDICGFESETERIDTLILNIKDWVIRMRSKESFELTSEGSSLVSVSLDDSTRDGEGYQLARQTIEELEFDNSMLREKTNDLINRIEAKTTEVGLIQAQLEEKCTELGNVESEKQYLVSMINERDEKLYEIQDSFEAQLLDLTSSRDNDVEILRSEQESMHQVLTERQQECETLRNTTNELITSIHEKQQVYEELSEENRSLAEHVQESERLLQDLRNEKENLRALLESKEQLVMSYSEEMKNLTKDNNELSVLVEEYQVKLHEKDKELTNLSNLEFEVDQLSRQSKDNDFSRHSMEEKIGNLSGDNERLSTLLEERDLHLHHVKSELKEKTSEVEYLGGELDRLNELVGSNLAVRKDLERQVSTLKRDVDMLNSRLQNGETSIDSLKLDLREKGAENDLLRLEIAKITKSLKEKEDLLGSAGEKHEAEGGTGKGGESQAQVARLVRVLQEKDQEIAAMRQKEASLIDVVNQTDHSSHEAIKHYQHQIEHLTEETTRLMAEVDEKNEQLFTMNDRLEVMQEQMQGKAQASTMLHNEHGRLLALNESQGNEIAKLRERIGTMVHRLEENEKHKHDEIHRLNQEFQQHTNASKQEQERLKTLLHEKDKQIIALADAAVPVVNQTHLMSSTPQHEADRSQSRALDEIDRNQSRALDEIDRTQSKALDEADRNQIRALEDKVLALEGELAGLSQSLQEKSQAQERLLSERDSLQRNSEALEARLKDLSESASSASEKDNTIRTLEDEVRMLKGSIESSESELRLLEESFENSKDALAHELEEVRLEKDEILLNKNKESNELRNKLVKAFNSLGDCNFALNPDGHIKVEKNFQSIVQEILSQRQSVLREKDNEIRTLKNQISNLNVLQHSSHQADTGLESILHEREQLSEELMRANNEKEDIIRERETTVADLEAQIIELTNSVSTKEKSVTQEIETIKRDKERADKEMEQLRSNKKNLEKDLTQVKGELSRLGSEADRLTGLVAEEKGNSARLKEDLEQYKQLLQEKEARLGEVAREREQLNKTNEQLQHKVFELQGELSSASGGQKETEAKMARELDRLREHLIQVEESYTREALNAEEREKHLRTRLAQAEEQILSNSHSMQDQNRQASQQVESLQEQLHAISGHRDEAVMQLAAVQEQAQQYATSLDNLQMVLEQFQREKDAQLYAIHDSAQQQVNQAHAEVKRLQQRENELQVQLESSTRLMHEIGNLKQEVAHKNDEIDNYKAQVAKLEEDLQVCHVRIRDITTSNDNKVDKPLLKNLLIGYFHTPEAKRADVIHVIGGLLGFTVGEMKEIGSGSQPPSQGGWISSLLPFGGPRSPGPKKPTFSGMDKSFTELFVNFLEHESDAQSPLQTRRGGTTANPLLSAIPPQPSPLAAIRAGERQPFASSTPVRPPTTTSVAMGVGPPPSATGQTLPVMSPAPVAMPTGGLSPIVSPAVRSSIPVPLVTQSTATSISSVLRPQGAQYSALRPQGAQSSGPRAHGAQSSVSNPLLAGLPAMSTSSPSQALRNVLFQAASR; from the exons ATGTCCTGGCTAGGCAACAACCTCAATCTTTCCGGGAGTCTGTCCTCGATTTCCAACATAACCGGGCAGATATCAAATTTTACGCGGGAGATGCTGACTGAAGGCACAGAAGAGATAGCAG ATCCGTCTGCAGAACTCAACGTGTCACGTAACCGAATAAGCGAGCTAGAGGCTATCATAAACTCCCAGAAAATTGAG TATGACCGCCTGAAGCACTTGAATGATGAACTTCACGAGAGGGTTGAGGCTACTGAGCTTCAACTACGAGACATGTGCCAGGACTACCGAGGGCAACTTGCCCGAAGAGAACAAGAAATCATTGAGCTGAAAGCTGAGCTCCACAAGAGAGATGATCTAGAACCAGCAGGACAAAGACATAGACATGACTCTGGAGAAAGCTTTGAGGAGCATGAGGAAATCAAAAGTCTGAAAAACGAGATTGTAAGGCTACAGACAGAATGTCACCACTGGAAGTCAATGTCCAGTAACCAG GACAGTCAAGAAAAGCTTCACAGGGAAATAGACCAATATCAGAATGAGCTTTCTGCACTACAAAGCACTTACTCTCAGAAGATTGCAAACTTGAACAAGAAATTCAAGGGTGAGATGCAGAGATGGGAAGATGAGCGACAGGACTACCAGAGGCGGATAGACGACTTACAACATGAGCTCAATATTCTTGAAG AAGTTGACAATCTGGAGGGTATGAAGACGGAATTGGGGAGTAGTGGAAGTGATGTGGCTGCGTTGAAGGAAGAACTTGAACTAGCACACAAGACCATAGAAGAACTTAGGCAGCAGCTGGACAGGACTGTCGAGTATGCGAAGAAGAAAAGCTGTGAACTTAACACCACACAAATAAACCTTGACAAGACAACAGGCGACATGAGGATCACAGAGAAAAAGCTAGACAAGCTTCAGAAAAAGGAAAAGTTGCTTGATGAACAAGGAGAAAAAGGAAGTGACATCACTTATCTACATGAACAGCTTGTTGCACAAGAGAGCCACATGGCCGAAATGTCAAATGAGATAAACTCCTTAAAAGAGGAGCTGCAGCAGCTGGGCGCAGAGCGTGATGAGTTAGTTGGTGTACGTAACAAGCTGACTGAGGAGGAAGCCAGGTTACGGGAGTCACTACATGAGGTCAAGGAGGATGTTAACTTGCTTAGTGCGTCAACATTGGAGCTGATGGAGGAGTTAGAGCACTCCCAGGGAGTACAGAAGGAGCAGTGCTTTGAGATCAACTGCCTGAAGAAGGTATGCACAGTGAAGGGTGAGGCCAAGGATGAGATTATTCACCTAAAGAACGTCATCAGTG CTCTGTGGGAGCGGTACTTGTCAACGCTGCACATGTATCAACAGGTCAGACACGAGTTACTCAACAGCAATCACAGGCTCTTGGCGCAGTTACAAGCCAGACATGTAATAACCCCTGCTTCTTGCTCTGCTCTGGCTCAGCGAAAACAAGAAGAATTGGCGTTCACTGTTTGCGACTTGCTGCTCAGCTTAATCGTTGACAAGGAGCGCCTTGTTGAGCTTGAAACAAAACTC ACCAATACCCAATCTGTGCGTAAGCAAGTTGCAGGAGTCCGCCACAGACTAGAAGTAGACACTGAAAATCACCAGAAGCGAACACAACACGAGAAGGACGGCTTGCACACCAAGTCATCAGAGCTGCGTGCGCAGATCGAGGAGCAAGAGAGCTTAGTGGAAGATTTACAGGCAGACAACGAGCAGATCTTGCAAGAGACGAAGGACATGATAGCCGAGGTTGGGTGCCAGACCATTAATGACTCACTCGATGAAAGGAATGACTTAGTAGGTGCTCTGCATGCAGAGAAAGCCGTTCTGGAATCCACTATTGTGGGACTTCAGAGCAAGGTACAAGACTTGAAAAACGAGATTCGCGCTCTTAAGGGGAAGCCCATCAAGGTTGATATCAGCGATTATTATTACTCGGAGGACACAAGATCTGATTTCCTGGGTGATGCACCATCAGGGGACAAAACAAGATCTATCGACAGCCTGACGCATGAGCAGTGGGAAGGCAAGCAGGTCGAAGAACAGATGGACAGCTTGCCTCATGGGCAGTGGGAAGGCAAGCAGAGTGACGAACAAATGGACAGCTTGCTGCATGAGCAGTGGGAAGGCAAGCAGGTCGAGGAACCGATGGACAAGCAGGGCGAGAAACAAATGGATGTCAAGGCGTGTGCATATAAAGACGAAATCATTAGTACGCTGAGAGCCCAACTGATTGAGTACCAGGGAATTATTGACCGTCTTCAGGGCAACAAAGTAAACAGACCACCCGAAAGTGCCAATCCAGACCTGGAAGTATCGCAGGGTGGAAAGCCTGATGATGGTGTCCTTGATAAAGCTACGCCGTGGGGAAGACAAGATGAAGGAGGCGCGGATGACGGGCTTGGTGGGGATGGGGGTGACAAGGGCACGGGTATCCATGGTCACGTGAATGATGACGTAGTAGCCTTGTTGAGGAAGCAGCTCGCCGAGTACCAGGCGAACGTTGAGGAGTTTGAAATCGTGAAAGCCGATTACGAGGGAGACAAGAAGATGCTAGAGGGTATGGTCATGGACCTGAAGAAGCAGCTCAGGACGCTACGAGAGGAAGCCACAAAGAACGAGGCTGAAAAG GAAGCAATACAAGAAAGCGGCTGGGAGAGCATTAATAACTCGGAGGTGCTGGATTCCTTGAGAACCGAGAATGAGGAGCTGATCAAGGAGAAAGTCGCCCTGGTCAAGTCCCTCCGTTCTCTGGAGCAGCAACTTATTGAAACAGATATCGTAAAAGAGGATGACATTTGCGGGTTTGAGAGCGAGACGGAGCGCATTGACACTCTAATTCTCAACATTAAGGATTGGGTAATACGAATGCGCTCTAAAGAGTCCTTTGAACTAACTTCTGAAGGGAGCTCATTGGTTAGTGTGAGTCTGGACGATAGCACGCGTGACGGCGAGGGATACCAGCTAGCCAGGCAGACTATAGAGGAGTTAGAGTTTGATAACTCTATGTTGAGGGAGAAGACGAATGATCTGATTAATCGCATCGAGGCTAAGACTACAGAGGTCGGATTGATTCAGGCGCAGCTAGAGGAAAAGTGTACGGAACTTGGTAATGTTGAGTCAGAGAAGCAATATCTGGTGAGTATGATAAATGAGCGCGATGAGAAGCTGTACGAAATACAAGACAGCTTTGAAGCGCAGCTACTGGACCTGACCTCGTCTAGAGATAACGATGTGGAGATTCTCCGATCCGAGCAGGAGAGCATGCATCAGGTATTAACAGAGCGTCAACAGGAGTGCGAAACACTGCGGAATACCACCAACGAACTGATCACATCCATCCATGAAAAGCAACAGGTGTACGAGGAACTGAGCGAGGAGAACAGAAGTTTGGCGGAGCATGTGCAAGAAAGCGAGAGACTGCTCCAGGACCTGCGTAACGAGAAGGAAAATCTGCGCGCCTTACTCGAGAGCAAGGAGCAGCTCGTGATGTCTTATTCGGAGGAGATGAAGAACTTGACCAAGGACAATAACGAGTTGAGTGTTCTTGTTGAGGAGTACCAGGTGAAGCTGCACGAGAAAGACAAAGAGTTAACCAACTTGTCAAATCTTGAGTTCGAGGTGGACCAATTATCTCGACAGTCCAAGGATAATGACTTTAGCAGGCATTCCATGGAAGAGAAAATCGGGAACCTTTCGGGCGACAACGAGAGATTGAGCACCTTACTGGAAGAGAGGGACCTACATCTGCACCATGTGAAGTCTGAGCTGAAGGAGAAGACATCTGAGGTGGAGTATCTCGGCGGCGAGCTGGACAGGCTAAATGAGCTAGTGGGAAGCAACCTTGCAGTACGCAAGGACCTGGAGCGACAGGTATCGACACTAAAACGGGATGTCGACATGCTGAACTCAAGACTACAGAATGGCGAGACCTCGATTGATTCTCTAAAGCTTGATTTACGAGAAAAGGGGGCCGAAAATGACTTACTCAGGCTTGAAATAGCGAAGATCACAAAGTCTCTGAAGGAGAAGGAAGATTTGCTGGGGAGTGCTGGAGAGAAGCATGAAGCTGAAGGGGGAACAGGGAAGGGTGGAGAGTCGCAAGCACAGGTGGCACGGCTTGTGAGGGTCCTTCAGGAGAAAGATCAAGAAATAGCCGCCATGAGGCAGAAGGAGGCGTCCTTGATTGACGTGGTGAACCAGACGGATCATTCCAGTCACGAGGCGATAAAACATTACCAACACCAGATAGAACACCTCACTGAAGAGACCACAAG GTTAATGGCTGAAGTAGATGAAAAGAATGAGCAGCTTTTCACGATGAACGACAGACTTGAAGTGATGCAAGAACAGATGCAGGGCAAAGCCCAGGCCTCTACCATGCTCCACAATGAGCACGGGCGACTGTTGGCGCTAAACGAATCACAAG GTAACGAAATCGCCAAGCTGCGCGAAAGGATCGGTACAATGGTGCATCGCCTGGAAGAAAACGAGAAGCACAAACATGACGAGATCCACCGTCTAAACCAGGAATTTCAGCAGCACACGAACGCCTCCAAGCAGGAGCAGGAAAGACTCAAGACCCTGCTGCACGAGAAAGACAAACAGATCATAGCTTTAGCAGACGCCGCAGTGCCCGTCGTGAATCAAACACACTTAATGAGCAGCACACCACAACACGAGGCGGACAGGAGCCAAAGTAGAGCGCTGGACGAGATAGACAGGAACCAAAGTAGAGCGCTGGACGAGATTGACAG GACCCAAAGCAAAGCACTGGACGAGGCGGACAGGAACCAAATTAGAGCACTGGAAGATAAGGTCCTGGCACTAGAAGGGGAACTAGCGGGCTTGAGTCAGTCGTTACAGGAAAAGAGCCAAGCTCAGGAGCGGTTATTATCAGAAAGAGATAGCTTGCAGCGAAACTCGGAAGCGCTCGAGGCGAGATTAAAGGACTTGAGCGAGAGCGCCTCTTCTGCTAGCGAGAAAGATAATACTATACGGACATTAGAGGATGAGGTACGAATGTTAAAGGGTAGCATAGAATCCTCTGAAAGTGAACTACGGTTGTTAGAGGAGTCGTTTGAGAATTCTAAGGACGCGTTGGCTCATGAACTTGAAGAAGTGCGATTAGAAAAAGACgaaatattattaaataagaacAAAGAGTCTAATGAACTACGAAACAAACTAGTTAAGGCATTCAATAGCCTTGGGGATTGCAATTTTGCATTGAATCCTGATGGTCATATCAAAGTAGAGAAGAACTTTCAGAGCATCGTCCAAGAAATTCTAAGCCAAAGGCAATCAGTGTTACGAGAAAAAGATAACGAAATTCGGACGCTCAAAAATCAGATCTCCAATCTCAATGTTCTCCAACATTCGTCACATCAAGCGGATACTGGTCTAGAGTCTAttttacatgagagagaacaGCTGAGCGAAGAACTAATGAGGGCGAATAACGAAAAAGAGGACATTATACGGGAGCGGGAAACCACAGTTGCTGATCTTGAGGCCCAAATAATAGAGTTAACTAATTCAGTAAGTACGAAAGAAAAGTCTGTAACGCAAGAAATAGAGACAATCAAACGTGACAAAGAGCGTGCTGATAAGGAAATGGAACAACTACGCTCGAACAAGAAGAACCTTGAGAAAGACTTGACCCAAGTCAAGGGTGAACTCAGTAGGTTGGGGTCAGAGGCGGACAGGCTGACGGGACTTGTAGCGGAGGAGAAGGGGAACTCCGCCAGGCTGAAGGAGGACCTTGAACAGTACAAACAGCTGCTTCAGGAGAAGGAAGCGAGGCTTGGCGAGGTCGCCAGAGAGAGGGAGCAGCTTAACAAGACCAATGAACAGCTGCAACACAAA GTTTTTGAGCTTCAGGGCGAGCTTTCTTCAGCATCAGGCGGACAGAAAGAGACAGAGGCCAAGATGGCGCGTGAGCTTGACAGGTTACGAGAACATTTGATACAG GTAGAAGAGAGCTACACTCGTGAAGCCCTAAATGCTGAGGAGCGTGAAAAACATCTTCGAACACGTCTTGCTCAGGCCGAAGAACAAATTCTCTCCAATTCTCACTCGATGCAGGACCAAAA TCGACAGGCAAGTCAACAAGTCGAGAGCCTGCAGGAGCAGCTTCATGCGATCAGCGGTCATCGCGATGAAGCTGTTATGCAGTTAGCCGCTGTTCAGGAGCAGGCTCAGCAATATGCAACATCACTTGACAACCTGCAGATGGTTCTAGAACAATTCCAGCGGG AAAAAGACGCCCAGTTGTATGCCATCCACGACTCGGCTCAACAGCAAGTGAACCAGGCGCATGCAGAGGTCAAGCGACTGCAGCAGCGGGAGAACGAGCTACAG GTTCAGCTTGAAAGTAGCACACGATTGATGCATGAGATTGGTAACCTTAAGCAAGAAGTTGCCCACAAGAACGACGAGATAGACAACTACAAGGCCCAGG TTGCCAAGCTCGAGGAAGACCTGCAAGTCTGCCATGTTCGCATCCGGGACATTACTACTAGTAATGATAACAAAGTGGACAA GCCGCTCCTCAAGAACCTTCTGATTGGTTACTTTCATACGCCGGAGGCCAAGAGGGCTGACGTGATCCACGTGATCGGAGGACTTCTTGGCTTCACCGTGGGCGAGATGAAGGAG ATTGGCTCTGGGTCCCAACCGCCTAGCCAGGGAGGGTGGATCTCGAGTTTGTTGCCATTCGGAGGACCGCGCTCACCCGGACCCAAGAAACCCACTTTTAGCGGCATGGACAAG TCTTTTACCGAGTTATTCGTCAATTTTCTGGAACACGAATCAGACGCCCAGTCCCCTTTACAAACACGTCGCGGTGGTACCACAGCAAACCCGCTCCTGTCTGCTATACCACCACAGCCGTCGCCGCTGGCCGCTATACGTGCGGGCGAAAGACAACCGTTCGCAAGCTCCACACCCGTCAGACCCCCCACGACAACTTCTGTTGCCATGGGAGTCGGGCCACCACCCTCAGCTACCGGACAAACACTACCTGTGATGTCACCTGCGCCGGTTGCTATGCCAACGGGCGGTCTTTCTCCTATAGTTTCCCCTGCTGTGAGGAGCTCAATTCCAGTCCCTCTCGTCACTCAATCGACGGCCACTTCAATCTCAAG TGTTCTCagaccacagggagcccaataCTCTGCCCTTAGACCACAGGGTGCCCAGTCATCTGGCCCCAGAGCACATGGAGCCCAATCATCCGTCAGCAATCCACTTCTTGCCGGACTGCCGGCGATGTCGACTTCCTCTCCTTCCCAGGCCCTTAGGAATGTTCTCTTTCAGGCAGCCTCGCGGTAA